A region of the Leishmania major strain Friedlin complete genome, chromosome 4 genome:
cacccacacacacacacacactcgcacacacagcagcggcaggcggggGGGGCGACGGGCCGAGAGAGTGCCGCGTCAGCCAAGGCTTGAACTTGAAACGGAACTGAAAGCAGTCGCTCATGTGAATGGGTCCGATTGAAGGGCTAACTTCACTCGAGTGCTAAGGGATGTGTCGCATCATGCGCGTGGCCACCGTGCGCCCGCAcaccctcctcgtcctccccgcgctcgcacccgcacgcgcacatacgcacgctGCATCTCCGTTGCTGCTATCACAGACTGCACAACGGATGCACAGCTCTGCACAGTCTGCTTACACAAGCACGTGCTCGGGTGAGGCGCAccaaccacacacacacacaccacgcacacacacacacacacacagacacacgcccCGCTTGCACGGGgtcgctcctcctcgatcgCACACTCTCTGATGGGTTTTGTTCgaccaacgcacacacacgcgtgcgcacacgcgcggtggTCGTCTATGTGGCGCAAGCAACAGCGGAGACAGCGGTCGAGGAAAGGCCATCATTCGGTGCGGACACGCGCGGGGTGCGCGGCAGTcgtgcacacacccacccacacacacacacacacacactcgcacacacagcagcggcaggcggggggggggcgacggGCCGAGAGAGTGCCGCGTCAGCCAAGGCTTGAACTTGAAACGGAACTGAAAGCAGTCGCTCATGTGAATGGGTCCGATTGAAGGGCTAACTTCACTCGAGTGCTAAGGGATGTGTCGCATCATGCGCGTGGCCACCGTGCGCCCGCAcaccctcctcgtcctccccgcgctcgcacccgcacgcgcacatacgcacgctGCATCTCCGTTGCTGCTATCACAGACTGCACAACGGATGCACAGCTCTGCACAGTCTGCTTACACAAGCACGTGCTCGGGTGGGGCGCACcagctacacacacacacacacgcacacacagacacacgcccCGCTTGCACGGGgtcgctcctcctcgatcgCACACTCTCTGATGGGTTTTGTTCgaccaacgcacacacacgcgtgcgcacacgcgcggtggTCGTCTATGTGGCGCAAGCAACAGCGGAGACAGCGGTCGAGGAAAGGCCATCATTCGGTGCGGACACGCGCGGGGTGCGCGGCAGTcgtgcacacacccacacacacacacacactcgcacacacagcagcggcaggcgggggggggcgacggGCCGAGAGAGTGCCGCGCCAGCCAAGGCTTGAACTTGAAACGGAACTGAAAGCAGTCGCTCATGTGAATGGGTCCGATTGAAGGGCTAACTTCACTCGAGTGCTAAGGGATGTGTCGCATCATGCGCGTGGCCACCGGGCGTGGGATGGGTGTTCCGTGGCCTCCTCCACAGGGCGGTAAAACAGACGGAGATGGAGAGGCGGAGATCGGAAAGGTGTGGTGGgtggcatgtgtgtgtgtgcgctggcgtgcgcgcgtgtgtagGTCAGTCAAGAAGGACAGAAGTGTaagaggcagaggcgaaTACAATGGTGGGGGAGGACTCAGGTAAAACGTGGTGGTGCCGACagtggcgcacgtgcactTGCATCACCTCTTCCGGCACCGCGCACTTTATTTTTATCcagggcggaggaggggcgaagcGCGAGGCTGTGGAGGGAGTTGGGGGCGGGGggcaggggagagagagagaaagaacTCGCGGAGAGAAAGGGTGGCCGCTCAGGCATTTGGGCCATCTCGAACCCGTGTCGCGGCATCAAGCTGCGTGCGCCGATGCGGATAGACGCTGCTCGGCATCTAGGAGAGACCCCCTTTTTCTGCTCATGGCAGCCTTCGGATTCGGCGGCACCCGTTACTCTTTCACCTCCGccctgccccctctctctctgtgtgcgtttgtgtgctaccactgctgcagcacgacgATGGTCGTCCAAGGGATGCGGTCCTCGACCAGGATCCTCGGCGTAGTTTTCACACACATGGGCAGACTCGTGTAGTGGTTAAGGGACCGGATGCCCAacagggaagagaaggaggacaAGGCGCAGAGAAGTGTACGCGCACGGAATAGAATACACAGAGGTAACTAGCACCAACAACGGAACAGCGAAGAAGAAACAGGACAGCATGCCTCTActgaggcggaggagggggtacGGGGGCTTCGGCCGTGCCTATCGGtcagccgccgctggtgtTGCTGCCGTAGCCATAAGGGAGGGCGCTAGGGAGTGGCCGCTGTTGCTGGCGCTCGCCGAGGCCGCAGACGTGACGGGCTgtgacggctgctgctgctgcatggcTCCCGCAGCTGAAGGACCGGATGTGGATACTGCGACCGTCGGACCGCTACCCGCggtagcggcggccgcagccgctggtgccgccgtgacagaggcggcgccggacgccgcagccgctgtcgGTGCCGTTGATTTGttcgtgctgctgccatTCTTCATGAGGTGCTTGTCCGGTGCGAGGAGGCTGTACCCGAgctgcatcgcctccgcctccatgAGTTCACGGTCGGACGTCACGAGCGTCACACGCGGCGTCACGGTTACCCACAACGCCACAAACGGCGGGGTCAGCTTCACGATGGGGTGGTAGAGCTCGACGTACTGCTGATCCCCGACTCGAGCCTTGTCGCTGGCAAACCGCTTGTACTCCTCGAAGATGGACACCAACGACCAGCCTTGCAGGTGACGCAAGCAGGCCAcgacggtgccggtgcggtgCTTGCCCTTGTTGCAGTGGATGAGCAGGGGGAGGTTGCGAGTGTCGCAGATGGCGCTGAGAATGCGGTGCATCAGGGGCTCCGAGACATCACAGAAGGGCTCCTTGTTGCCCTCCGTCGGGAAGCGCAGGACATGAATGCCGTTCTCCTCGCAGAACTTGAGATTGCTCTCAGCGTAGTCCTCCGGGCAGAGGTATAagatgctgcgcagccgcagcgcacagaGAAAGGAGTAGTTCTTCTTGGTTGGGTAGCCGCTTCGGTACACGCCAGGGCACACCATAGAGAAGTTGATCGACGGCACGAGGGGCTCTCGTGACGCAGAGGCGGTAGGCATCCGATGGAGTTGCCTTTCCCAACAACGCCGCCGTGCCCTCTCGTGCAAatgtgtggtggtggtgatggtggtagGGAGAGAAGGCTGCTTGCAggatgcgtgcgtgctgttGAAGCGCGTTGGAAAGCTGCTACCACGCTGTCGCGCGCCCGTCGAGCGTCCATCGGTGGTGAGGTaggcagggaggaggagggggtggggtgggagaggaggcgtgTACGCTCCCCGGCGAGAATGGCATGCGGTAAAAGAAAGTGAAAGACGACGCCCGGCCTGTCACACGCCTTGTGCATCGCTTGGATGGCTTTGCCGGGCATCCCGCGCCCACCAGGCACCCGTGCGCAACGCATGAAGGAGGTTGGTGGGTGGAGgtggggcgggtgggtgagtgtgtgtgtgtgtgggggggggaagcgACACAGATACAGATGATACACCGTTGAAGGACAAGTTAGAGACGCTCGCGCGTGGCCATGCAGGCAACCAGCATACACGGCCTCCATACCACATGAACCCCCTTCCGCACAAGGGCTGCTCATGTAGGCATacccttctcctttctccGTTAGAAGAAGTTGTCAAGGGTATGCGGTCGAGAAGGCaccggcggctgctgctggctgacattccccgctgccgctgctgctgcgtacCCCATCGAGTGCGTCGGCGTGTCGGCGAAGAGGTTGTCCATTACGCCGCGAGGTGCCgacgccacggcggcagcgggagtCGGCGAGCATGCGACGCTGATGCATGGTTGTGTTGTTTCCATCCCACCTAGCATCATTGGAGGCCCAAGTGGTGCGCCGGTACTCCACACGCCGCCCTCattgccactgccgccgctgtcggcgaccTGTGTCTGTGGTCTCTCAGCTGCCGTCCCTTGCACTGGGGTTAGCTGCACGCTCACCATCGCCGATGGTGCCTGGAAGCCCCACGAGTCCCACACGTCGCGGTGGCACGACGTCAAGGCTGCCGTAGAGGCGTACATGGGCGGCGCTTGGTGTTGCTGCGCATCTCCACCAAGGCTTCGATCCGGCAGGAGAGAGCTTACAGAGGGATAGTCCTGCGGGGCGCCGCTGGTGAAGGCGCTCCacaccgacagcagcggggctgctgcctgcgctggCGCGGAAAACGAATACCGAGAGTCTTGTGGGACCGATGTCTCTGCAGGCGTCTCGGCTCTCGATGGTGGCAGCAGTCGCGACTGCGCAGACGAGGCGGAAGAcgacgcagcagacgcgGGTGGATTTGCTACTTGCGAGAGCGACTGCTCCGACACGGCGCGCATCGCACGAGCCTCAACCTCATGCCACACGTTCAGGCACGACGGGAACAGGAGCCCCACTAGCAAGTAGGCCGCCGCGGACCCGGCGTCCAGAGCGTCCTGACCGGCGCTTGCTGGGGAGGTTTCGGCGCCGCCTGATGCGAcagggcgcagcagcggctcgtACGCATCGAACCTGTGCAC
Encoded here:
- a CDS encoding putative tyrosine phosphatase, which codes for MPTASASREPLVPSINFSMVCPGVYRSGYPTKKNYSFLCALRLRSILYLCPEDYAESNLKFCEENGIHVLRFPTEGNKEPFCDVSEPLMHRILSAICDTRNLPLLIHCNKGKHRTGTVVACLRHLQGWSLVSIFEEYKRFASDKARVGDQQYVELYHPIVKLTPPFVALWVTVTPRVTLVTSDRELMEAEAMQLGYSLLAPDKHLMKNGSSTNKSTAPTAAAASGAASVTAAPAAAAAATAGSGPTVAVSTSGPSAAGAMQQQQPSQPVTSAASASASNSGHSLAPSLMATAATPAAADR